Proteins co-encoded in one Acidobacteriota bacterium genomic window:
- a CDS encoding ferritin-like domain-containing protein, which yields MPESKPSATEVVTRERLAELLNEDLSREYQAIIAYVVYSQVLSGAQYMDIAAQLEIHAKQELDHALILSRQIDYLGKMPTVTPQPVRTSKNAKDMLRFDLDNETETILNYRDRVRQCEALGEYAMAEQIRQILVQEQDHQIDLATALGEKVPDPNKARKRR from the coding sequence ATGCCTGAGTCCAAACCCAGCGCAACCGAAGTCGTCACCCGCGAGCGGCTTGCGGAGCTGTTGAACGAAGATCTTTCCCGCGAATACCAGGCCATCATCGCCTACGTGGTGTATTCCCAGGTGCTCAGCGGCGCGCAATACATGGACATCGCCGCGCAGCTCGAGATCCACGCCAAGCAGGAGCTGGACCATGCCCTGATCCTCTCGCGGCAGATCGACTACCTCGGCAAGATGCCGACCGTCACTCCCCAGCCGGTGCGCACATCGAAGAACGCGAAGGACATGCTCCGGTTCGATCTCGACAATGAGACCGAGACCATCCTCAATTACCGCGATCGCGTCCGGCAATGTGAAGCGCTGGGAGAATATGCGATGGCGGAACAGATCCGCCAGATATTGGTGCAGGAGCAGGACCACCAGATCGACCTGGCGACCGCCCTCGGGGAAAAAGTTCCCGACCCGAACAAAGCACGCAAGCGTCGCTGA
- a CDS encoding DUF5752 family protein translates to MATAQLPAPALRWARSPFYFYSSATLIKIGREKATNLAELLEGLRACPDASIFQHTFQTLRDYHFIREGWSNDFGHWAFAACNEVALAEQLSALDVREFTSVKDLRERLVATVEKYLKKNPRSADRPAFEAFYFCASEAVMIPTPYVARNLKEFAEAMRKVGLHTIHHHFIAARLRLKLNSNDFSVWLENELDLGKLADKINRIDIYTATLEDVRQAIIRVVEQGL, encoded by the coding sequence ATGGCCACTGCCCAACTGCCTGCCCCGGCGCTGCGCTGGGCGCGCTCGCCCTTCTATTTCTATTCCTCCGCCACGCTCATCAAGATCGGCCGCGAGAAAGCCACCAACCTCGCCGAACTGCTGGAGGGATTGCGAGCCTGCCCGGACGCGAGCATCTTCCAGCACACCTTCCAGACCCTGCGCGACTATCACTTCATCCGCGAGGGATGGTCGAACGATTTCGGACATTGGGCCTTCGCCGCCTGCAACGAAGTCGCGCTGGCGGAGCAGCTCTCCGCGCTCGACGTGCGTGAGTTCACCAGCGTCAAAGATCTAAGGGAGCGTTTGGTCGCGACGGTGGAAAAATACCTGAAGAAGAATCCGCGCTCGGCTGATCGTCCCGCCTTCGAGGCCTTTTACTTTTGCGCTTCGGAAGCGGTGATGATCCCCACGCCCTACGTCGCCCGCAACCTCAAGGAATTCGCCGAGGCCATGCGCAAGGTCGGCCTGCACACCATCCACCACCACTTCATCGCCGCGCGGCTGCGGCTCAAGCTCAACTCCAACGATTTCTCCGTCTGGCTGGAGAACGAGCTCGACCTGGGCAAGCTGGCCGACAAGATCAACCGCATCGACATCTACACGGCCACGCTCGAAGACGTGCGGCAAGCCATCATCCGCGTCGTCGAACAGGGACTGTGA
- a CDS encoding glycosyltransferase, whose product MKEPMEAKEPKEPKEPKETRQKSKSTTSADKDPAKGVVVPDGKNGRPETEVLQAATEAPPAERRKNRRDPNFNTPQRVPPPPPKLSDYEPIIGKPELDELWYLARALRGKSVKMVNSTAVGGGVAEILNALVPMLNELEVHTKWEVITGGNDFFEVTKGFHNALHGGEYHVTKEILDIFMMYNEQNRQRMEFTEDLFLIHDPQPVGLIRSKANTRGKWMWRCHIDLSNPHPDVWGFLRPMVEQYDAAIFSSPAFTRQLGIPQYLFFPCIDPLSEKNKDLDEAGVQKVCDDFGIDRSRPVLTQISRFDRLKDPVGVIEAYKLAKRYVDCQLVLAGGGASDDPEGAVVLAEVLEAAGDDPDIIILNLPPWSAFEINALQRASTIVIQKSLKEGFGLTVAEALWKSKPVIAGAVGGIPTQVIHKMTGVLVHSVEGCAYQIRYLLTHPDFAKQLGENGREHVRENFLMTTNAKRWLLLFQLLLGTAKATKTT is encoded by the coding sequence ATGAAAGAGCCGATGGAAGCGAAGGAACCGAAGGAACCGAAGGAACCGAAAGAAACCAGGCAGAAGTCCAAGTCGACGACGAGCGCAGACAAGGACCCGGCCAAGGGTGTCGTCGTGCCGGACGGGAAAAACGGAAGGCCCGAAACAGAGGTTCTGCAGGCCGCCACCGAAGCGCCGCCCGCCGAGCGTCGCAAGAACCGCCGCGACCCGAACTTCAATACTCCGCAGCGCGTTCCGCCTCCGCCGCCCAAGCTCTCCGACTACGAGCCCATCATCGGCAAGCCGGAATTAGACGAGCTCTGGTATCTGGCGCGCGCTTTGCGCGGCAAGTCGGTGAAGATGGTGAACTCCACCGCCGTCGGCGGCGGTGTGGCCGAGATCCTCAACGCCCTGGTCCCCATGCTCAACGAGCTCGAGGTCCACACCAAGTGGGAAGTCATCACCGGCGGCAACGATTTCTTCGAGGTCACCAAGGGATTCCACAACGCGCTGCACGGTGGCGAGTACCACGTCACCAAAGAGATCCTCGACATCTTCATGATGTACAACGAGCAGAACCGGCAGCGCATGGAGTTCACCGAGGACCTGTTCCTCATCCATGATCCGCAGCCGGTCGGGCTCATCCGCAGCAAGGCCAACACGCGCGGCAAGTGGATGTGGCGCTGCCACATCGATCTTTCCAATCCGCATCCCGACGTCTGGGGGTTCCTGCGGCCGATGGTCGAGCAATATGACGCGGCCATCTTCTCCTCGCCGGCGTTCACCCGGCAGCTCGGCATCCCGCAATATCTCTTCTTCCCCTGCATCGATCCGCTCTCGGAGAAGAACAAAGACCTCGACGAAGCCGGCGTGCAGAAGGTCTGTGACGACTTCGGCATCGACCGCTCGCGGCCTGTCCTTACCCAGATCTCGCGCTTCGACCGCTTGAAGGATCCCGTCGGCGTGATCGAGGCTTACAAGCTGGCCAAGCGCTACGTCGATTGCCAGCTCGTGCTCGCCGGCGGCGGCGCCAGTGACGATCCCGAGGGCGCGGTCGTCCTCGCCGAAGTGCTGGAGGCCGCGGGCGACGATCCCGACATCATCATCCTGAACCTGCCGCCCTGGTCTGCCTTCGAGATCAACGCGCTGCAACGCGCTTCTACCATCGTCATCCAGAAATCGCTCAAGGAAGGCTTCGGACTGACCGTGGCCGAGGCGCTGTGGAAGTCGAAGCCGGTCATCGCCGGCGCCGTCGGCGGCATCCCCACGCAGGTCATCCACAAGATGACGGGCGTGCTGGTGCATTCGGTCGAGGGCTGTGCCTACCAGATCCGCTACCTGCTCACCCATCCCGATTTCGCCAAACAACTGGGCGAGAACGGACGCGAGCACGTGCGCGAGAATTTCCTCATGACCACCAACGCCAAGCGCTGGCTGCTGCTCTTTCAGCTGCTGCTCGGCACCGCGAAGGCTACGAAAACCACCTAA